The DNA region GTTTTTGTTGTCCCTTTTTCTTTAATAATTTGGAAATCTCGATTTAAAAGTTCCACTGATGATTGAAATAAAGTTTGAAAATTATCTTGGATGTTGAAAGAATCTACATCAAGGGAATTTTGAGGAAAATCTGTCATCATTTCATTAATACTGTTTGGAAAATCAGTGTTAATAATATCTTTAGAACTTTCACCTTCAACTCTTACAACTTTTGTATTATTAATAACTTCCTTAATATTCCCTTCACTTCGATAAAAGAGACCTGTTTTAAACTTTTGCCAACCTACTTGAACATTAGAATCCATTTTTAACTTTTCAGTTCCATTAATACTTATTGGTTGATTTAAAACACCCAATAAATTATTATTCAAATTTTCTTTAAGGCTATTTTCAATAAAAGTCGGTATACCTTTTTCAGAAAAATTATCTTTGTTATGTAGATTTAAATTGATTCCGTCAAATTGTTTTTCAAATTTAATTTCTTTGTATTGATCTATTTCTAAATACTTTAAAATAAGATCATTGTCTGATAGATTATTGTCTGTTTTTAAATTATACTCTGGTTTTGGTAAGGAAAAGGGTTCTTTTACAGACTCTAATATTTCTAATTGTTGTAAGGGTTCTAATTCTAATTGTTGTAAGGGTTCTAATTCTAATTGTTGTAAGGGTTCTAATTCTAATTGTTGTAAGGGTTCTAATTCTAATTGTTGTAAGGGTTCTAATTCTAATTGTTGTAAAGGTTGGTCTAATTGCTGTTGAAAAACAGCTAAAAAGGATAAATCAAAAATCTCTTCTTCATTCTCCTTTTTATCTAATGGAAAAAAGAGCTGTAATGTTTCAAATTCTACCTTCACAAACTTCACCTCCTTTCTAAATTAAAAGATATTACATCATTTTAAGGATTAAGGCTGCAGCCCGTTGACTATCTAAAGCAGATAGTATTTCTGATACTTTTTGAGAAGTCATGAAATTAAAAATCTTAATTATTTCCTCATCTGGCATATGGGTTAAAATAGCTGCTGCATCCTTCGCCCGCATGGTTGTCAAGTTTTTTGCTAAATTTTCTAACCTCTCTTCTTCAGACTTTAAATTTTCTTCCCTTTCTTTTAATTGTAATTCAAATTCTTTTAATTCCCTTTCTCTACTTAATAATTCCTGTTCTTTTTTCAAGTATTCTTGTTTAATCTTAGTAATTTCTTCTTTTTGATTTTCTATAATTTTTCGTAGAGAAGTGATAGTATCTTCATAGTTTGAAATTTGCTTATTTAACTCTTCTATCTGCTCATTATGATCTGTAAATTTTAAAAAAGGAACTTTAATAATCCCTAGACTACCTGCTAATAAAGTAAAAATTACAGATCCTATCAAAAGGGGAACTAATACAATATAAAAGATCGCTTTTATTCTTGGAATACTAATCATCTAAGCCCCTCCTAAAAACTTCCTGCTTATCACTAAATCATCAAGGATTGTTTGCTCCTGGTATAATAATTCTTTCTTATATTCCTCAAACTTCTTTTCCTTTAATGTATTAATAGTTTTATATTCCTTTTCCAAAGAAATTGCTTTATCCTTTGCCTGTTGCAAATTATTTTCTAATAATGCTTTCTGTCTAACTAAGTTATTCATCAAAGCTTTTAAATCATTAATATACCTTTTATGAATAAATAAGAAGTGTCCTGTAACTATCTTGTTTTTTTCACAAGTGACTTTTGATAGAGTTATTATTCTTCCATTTATATCATCGATTTTTTTTTGGCAATCACTTATTTCTTTAGTTAAAGTACTAATTTTAGCTACTTGTTCATTAAGTAAGATTTTTTTATAGTCTAAAAGTTTTTGGAGCTTAAAATGGAACTTTTGCATTTTATCACCTTTTAAATTAAATACTTTCAAGCTTTGACATTATTTCATTAAAGGAATATTTTTCTTCAACCTTTTGTTGTAAAAATTCCCTGATTTTATTGATCTTTTTAATTGATTCATCGATATCTTTGTTACTCCCTGTCTTATATGCTCCAATATTGATTAAATCTTCAGCATTATAGTAGTTTGCTAACAGCTTTCTTAAATTACCAGCAAAGTTTAAATGTTGTGGTGTTACTATTTCCGCCATTAGTCTGGATATACTATTGAGAACATCGATAGCAGGATAATGGTTTTGGGCAGCTATTTTACGGGATAGAAAGATATGACCATCTAATATCCCCCTAACTGCATCGGTTATAGGCTCATTAAAGTCATCTCCATCAACTAAAACGGTGAAAAAACCTGTTATAGTTCCTTTGTGACTTGTACCACATCTTTCAAATAATTTAGGTAAAAGGGCAAAAACTGATGGTGTATAACCCCGACTAGTAGGAGGCTCCCCTAAAGATAATCCTATTTCCCTCTGTGCCATAGCTAGCCTTGTAACAGAATCCATAAGCAACATTACGTCTTTATTGTTATCTCTAAAATACTCAGCTATAGCCATAGCAACAAAGGCTGCTTTTAATCTCACCAAAGGAGGTTGATCAGAAGTTGCTACTATTAAAACACTTCTTTTCAACCCTTCTTCTCCTAAATCCCTTTCGATAAAATCCTTTACCTCTCTACCCCTTTCACCAATTAAAGCTATAACATTGACCTCAGCTTGAGTGTTCCTTGCAATCATACCCATCAAAGTACTTTTCCCAACACCACTTCCTGCAAAAATTCCCATTCTTTGCCCTTTTCCTACCGTTAATAATCCATCAATAGCTTTAATTCCAACTGGTAAAATATCTGTAATTCTCGGACGTGTTAATGGGTTAGGAGGGGAATTCATTACATTAAATAGAGTTAAATCATCAGGGTATGGCAAATCATCAATGGGATGCCCCAATCCATTTAATACTCTGCCTAGCAAACTTTCTCCCACTAAGACTTTCATTCCATGACCTAAACATTCAACCTTACAACCTGGTCCTATGTCGAATATTTCACTTAAAGGCATTATTAACGTCGTATTATGCTGAAATCCCACTATTTCCCCGTAAATTACATTTCCCTTGGAATTTCGTATAATACACGTATCCCCTATGTTACCCCATGGTCCTCTACACTTTATAACTAAACCTACTATTTCTTCAATAACTCCCACTGGTCTTAAAAGGGATAAATTATCTATTCTCTTTTTTATCTTATCAATATGTAACAGATTACTAGGCATTTGACATCCTCAATTCCTTAATAATCTCATCTAGCTTTTCTTTTAAATCATAGGTTATATATCCCTGTTCTGTAATTATTTTAATTGACCCTTTGGGGATTTCTTGGGATGAAGATACTTTGATTCCTTCTTGTCCGGTAAAATTTAAGTATTCTATCAGTATATTATTATCCTGAGGATTTGTAACAATCTCAGTTATTTTTTTATCTGAGACCATAGGAAGTAGTAATTTATAAAGGTCTATGATTAAATCAACTTTTTCTACTATTAGTTGATCTATTAACTTTTTAGTAATATATAAAGCTATTTCCTGGACTTCTGAACTTGCTTCTTCCAAAGCTTTCTCTTTGTATAAATTAAATTCCTCTACCAAATTATTAAAACGCTGAGTAAAGCTTGTCTCTAATTGAAGGAGTCTTTCCTTCCCTTGATTAAAGCCTTCTTGATAACCTTTTTGAAAACCTTCTTCTATCCCTTGCTCCCTTAAATATTGG from Anaerobranca gottschalkii DSM 13577 includes:
- the fliJ gene encoding flagellar export protein FliJ, translated to MQKFHFKLQKLLDYKKILLNEQVAKISTLTKEISDCQKKIDDINGRIITLSKVTCEKNKIVTGHFLFIHKRYINDLKALMNNLVRQKALLENNLQQAKDKAISLEKEYKTINTLKEKKFEEYKKELLYQEQTILDDLVISRKFLGGA
- a CDS encoding flagellar hook-length control protein FliK, which codes for MKVEFETLQLFFPLDKKENEEEIFDLSFLAVFQQQLDQPLQQLELEPLQQLELEPLQQLELEPLQQLELEPLQQLELEPLQQLEILESVKEPFSLPKPEYNLKTDNNLSDNDLILKYLEIDQYKEIKFEKQFDGINLNLHNKDNFSEKGIPTFIENSLKENLNNNLLGVLNQPISINGTEKLKMDSNVQVGWQKFKTGLFYRSEGNIKEVINNTKVVRVEGESSKDIINTDFPNSINEMMTDFPQNSLDVDSFNIQDNFQTLFQSSVELLNRDFQIIKEKGTTKTTIKLHPEELGEVKIHLSLDKGILNIKIVASEQLGFNYLRDNEQELQQRLTNNSFEFEQVNLEFVMDDYRGNEDKGRKEHQVLSQFKFNVKELEDLELPQQISDLITTKYNYKV
- a CDS encoding FliH/SctL family protein, with the protein product MSRIIKGNFAKAVDYRKIETLKFPLIKDNREKNIEELPPSIDYEELIQQALREKEAILQQAHQEAQYLREQGIEEGFQKGYQEGFNQGKERLLQLETSFTQRFNNLVEEFNLYKEKALEEASSEVQEIALYITKKLIDQLIVEKVDLIIDLYKLLLPMVSDKKITEIVTNPQDNNILIEYLNFTGQEGIKVSSSQEIPKGSIKIITEQGYITYDLKEKLDEIIKELRMSNA
- a CDS encoding MotE family protein, which translates into the protein MISIPRIKAIFYIVLVPLLIGSVIFTLLAGSLGIIKVPFLKFTDHNEQIEELNKQISNYEDTITSLRKIIENQKEEITKIKQEYLKKEQELLSRERELKEFELQLKEREENLKSEEERLENLAKNLTTMRAKDAAAILTHMPDEEIIKIFNFMTSQKVSEILSALDSQRAAALILKMM
- the fliI gene encoding flagellar protein export ATPase FliI; its protein translation is MPSNLLHIDKIKKRIDNLSLLRPVGVIEEIVGLVIKCRGPWGNIGDTCIIRNSKGNVIYGEIVGFQHNTTLIMPLSEIFDIGPGCKVECLGHGMKVLVGESLLGRVLNGLGHPIDDLPYPDDLTLFNVMNSPPNPLTRPRITDILPVGIKAIDGLLTVGKGQRMGIFAGSGVGKSTLMGMIARNTQAEVNVIALIGERGREVKDFIERDLGEEGLKRSVLIVATSDQPPLVRLKAAFVAMAIAEYFRDNNKDVMLLMDSVTRLAMAQREIGLSLGEPPTSRGYTPSVFALLPKLFERCGTSHKGTITGFFTVLVDGDDFNEPITDAVRGILDGHIFLSRKIAAQNHYPAIDVLNSISRLMAEIVTPQHLNFAGNLRKLLANYYNAEDLINIGAYKTGSNKDIDESIKKINKIREFLQQKVEEKYSFNEIMSKLESI